DNA from Coriobacteriaceae bacterium:
AGATGTGGCTCATCAAGCGGCGCCACATATAGCTCCAGTTGATGGCGCGGGCGATGGAGGTGACGCGCTTGGTCTCGGCGTTACGCGCGGCAGACATAGCCCACCCCGCGCACGGTCTGGATGATGCGGGCGCTGCCGGCGTCCTCGATCTTGGCGCGCAGGTGCGCGATGTGCACGTCGACGTTGTTGGTGTCGCCCACGTATTCGTAGCCCAGCGCTTCGTGCGCGATGCGCTCGCGCGTGAGCACGGTCTCGGCATGCGCCATAAGCAGGGCGAGGACATCGAACTCGCGGGCCGTCAGCGCGATGGGCGAGCCGCCGACCGTGACTTCGCGGCGGTCGGGGTCGAGCGCAACCGAGCCCACGGCGAGCGCAGCGGGGGAGGGCGCGGCAGCGGTCTGGGCCGTGTCGGTTGCCGGGGACATTGTGGCGATACCGGCGGCCGTGCCGCTCGCTACGCCAACCCCGGTGCTGGCGCCGCCAACGCCCGAAGCCGCCCGTACGGCTTCCGAGCGCTTCAGCGCCACGCGGATCCGTGCGAACAGCTCCTCAATCGCAAACGGTTTGGTCAGGTAATCGTCAGCACCGGCATCGAGCCCGGCCACTTTGTCCATCACGGCATCGCGCGCGGTGACCATAATCACCGGCACATCCTTGTGCTTGCGGACACGCCGCAAGACCTCCATGCCGCTGAGCTGCGGCAACAGCACGTCGAGCAGAATCAGATCGTAGTCGCGCTCCAGCGCCAGGTCCACGGCGGTGCGGCCATCGGCGGCGTGTTCCACCTGGTAGCCCTCGTGCTCCAGCTCGAGCGTCACAAAGCGGGCGATTTTCTTCTCGTCCTCTACGATCAGGATCCGTGCCATGCGTGCCCCCGTCTGCGATTACTTGTCGTCGTTCAGATTTTGCTTGATGTCGTCCGCGGCGTCGGCGGCGTGATTCATAAGGTTGTTGATGCTGCCGGGCACGTCGCCGTCGCTGTCGATGCGGTAGCGCATGCCAAAGAACAGGCCAATCAGCATCAGCCAAATCGTAGCGCCCCAGGCAAACAGCGCGACGATGGGGATCAGGATGGGAATGTTGAGGATGATCGCGTCGCGGCGCGTGGCGATAAACTTGGTGTCCAGGCTCAGGCGGAAGAGCTTTTTGAGGTACTCCCACACGCTGTCCATCTTCTTGGAGAAGTCGGTCTTTTCGCTCGACTTCTCGTAGGCGGCCTGCGCGGCGACCATCTCGGTTGAGGGCTCATCGACTGGCGCGGACTCGGTGGCGGCGTGCGCCGACGTGGTCTGGGTCTTGCCCTGCGACTCGAGCCAAATGATGGCATCCAAGACGTTGCCGTCGGCGGCGTCGAGCGCGGCCTTGGCATCGGTGTAGCTCACGTTGCACTTGGTGCGGATGGTTTCAACTTTTTCGAGGTCGTCCATGACCTGTCCTTTCGTTCGATGGGCGCGACGCCGGGCGATCTTCCCGGGCGCGAGCGTTGCGTTCGGCGGCCTGCGTTGCGCGGTGCCGCCCCGCCCTTGGTCGAACTCTATAGTGCAGGTTATAGATTAAGCGATTCTTGAGCCAAGATTAATGTTGGATGAGTTTTTGCGCGGCGGTGGGGAAGGGGGAGGTGTCTTTCTGGATAGCTAGCAGCGAGGTCTAATACTTTTCCCGAGAAGTGAACGAGCTAAAACGGACCCCCGAAGCATCGACACTTTAAAGGTGCCGTTTCCCGCGGTTTCAATGCTGAAATCCCACGATTTTGCCGCCGAAAAATGCGGCTGTTTCAGGGGTCCAAAAACAGCCGTTCACTTCTCGGGAAAAGTATTAGACCTCGACAGCGGGGGATGGGGTGCCGGTGCAAAACGGCGTCAAGGGTTGGTCGAGCAGGCGGTTTCTCCATTGATGTCTGCACGGCATGTGACACTTACTCTGCCGCTTCGTTCTGCCACGGCGGCATGCATCTGAACAACGACCCTCTAAGGAGTTCGATATCGATGGGTGACAACGCAAAGCATCTCGCAAAGAAGTGCGTTAAGGACGCAGGACCGTGCCTTGCGCTGTGCGTAGCCGGCGCAGCGGTCGCGCTGCTGGCTGTTCTGGGGCCGTTCGACGTGCTCCGAAGTGCCAGCTCTCTGCACATTTGCATGGCCCTTGCCGGTGCCATGATGACCGGCGGTGTGCTAGATTTGATTTTTTGGGTACTCGACCCGTTTGGATGGAAGAACGAGGGGTAAGCCCTAAGGGATGGAAGGACTGGAACGGTTGGCTTAGTGATCGTGCAGAATGTGGGCTAGCGACTTACAGGGAAGTGGTGATCCGGTGACAGTCTATGTGACGGGCGATATTCACGGCGGCGTCGACATGCAAAAGCTGCGCGATTGGGAGCTTGGGGATAGCCTGACGAGCGACGACTATCTGATTGTCGCGGGCGACTTTGGCTTTCCGTGGGATTTCTCTGCCGAGGAATGCGCCGATATCGCTTGGCTGGAGTCGCGCCCC
Protein-coding regions in this window:
- a CDS encoding response regulator transcription factor — translated: MARILIVEDEKKIARFVTLELEHEGYQVEHAADGRTAVDLALERDYDLILLDVLLPQLSGMEVLRRVRKHKDVPVIMVTARDAVMDKVAGLDAGADDYLTKPFAIEELFARIRVALKRSEAVRAASGVGGASTGVGVASGTAAGIATMSPATDTAQTAAAPSPAALAVGSVALDPDRREVTVGGSPIALTAREFDVLALLMAHAETVLTRERIAHEALGYEYVGDTNNVDVHIAHLRAKIEDAGSARIIQTVRGVGYVCRA
- a CDS encoding DUF4342 domain-containing protein, which translates into the protein MDDLEKVETIRTKCNVSYTDAKAALDAADGNVLDAIIWLESQGKTQTTSAHAATESAPVDEPSTEMVAAQAAYEKSSEKTDFSKKMDSVWEYLKKLFRLSLDTKFIATRRDAIILNIPILIPIVALFAWGATIWLMLIGLFFGMRYRIDSDGDVPGSINNLMNHAADAADDIKQNLNDDK